The following proteins come from a genomic window of Diceros bicornis minor isolate mBicDic1 chromosome 4, mDicBic1.mat.cur, whole genome shotgun sequence:
- the ZNF648 gene encoding zinc finger protein 648 yields MAQVDPQDRWGEVSPLCSLTQEAHDPRMLSMNSESEDEDGGEAGDKGSTGDPDHQALSRAGSQVTQDKPDLWWQHPPSEKEEKVSDSFGPGSVEKKPMATPGKKASWGRDESKITQAQDAPGASTAPGALPSGLSHKFLGQMQPPRGSLPAGDDGGLRANLDAALGIPSSFPGTGRYFCAQKDVDTSSNNASPACFPKLGGSWDLPTQGRRTPVQASATPGSLAAATLAKVRTGGNGQDPVGPGEGGKEEVRPYKCLRGGRAFQKPSNALSPAPTRGSKPYACELCGKAYSHRGTLQQHRRLHTGERPYRCPFCDKAYTWSSDHRKHIRTHTGEKPYPCPDCGKAFVRSSDLRKHQRNMHSNNKPFPCAECGLTFNKPLSLLRHQRTHLGEKPFRCPACDREFAVASRMMEHQRVHSGERPFPCPTCGKCFTKSSNLIEHQTLHTGQRPFKCADCGVAFAQPSRLVRHQRIHTGERPFPCAQCGQAFARSSTLKRHQQIHSGEKGFLCAECGRAFRIASELAQHIRVHNGERPYQCEDCGQAFTRSNHLRRHRAKHCTCKKEPMPSSSDE; encoded by the coding sequence ATGGCCCAGGTGGACCCCCAGGACAGGTGGGGTGAGGTGTCTCCTCTCTGCAGCTTGACCCAGGAGGCTCATGACCCCCGGATGCTGAGCATGAACTCAGAGAGTGAGGATGAGGATGGTGGGGAGGCAGGAGACAAAGGGAGCACTGGTGACCCTGATCACCAGGCCCTATCAAGGGCCGGCTCCCAAGTGACCCAGGACAAACCTGACTTGTGGTGGCAGCATCCGCCCAgcgagaaggaagagaaagtctCTGACTCCTTTGGTCCTGGGAGTGTGGAGAAGAAACCTATGGCTACCCCAGGGAAGAAGGCCAGCTGGGGAAGAGATGAGTCCAAGATCACCCAGGCCCAGGACGCCCCCGGAGCAAGCACGGCTCCAGGTGCCCTCCCCAGCGGCCTCTCACACAAGTTCTTAGGTCAGATGCAACCTCCCAGAGGCTCATTACCTGCAGGCGATGATGGAGGCTTGAGGGCAAACCTGGACGCCGCCTTGGGTATCCCATCTAGCTTCCCTGGTACTGGAAGGTATTTCTGTGCACAGAAGGATGTAGACACGTCCTCAAACAACGCCTCTCCGGCGTGTTTCCCCAAGCTTGGGGGCAGTTGGGACCTCCCCACGCAAGGGAGACGCACACCAGTCCAGGCGTCGGCcaccccaggcagcctggcagcggCAACGCTGGCGAAAGTGCGGACGGGCGGGAACGGCCAGGACCCAGTGGGCCCGGGGGAAGGCGGGAAGGAGGAGGTGCGTCCCTACAAGTGCCTGCGAGGTGGGCGGGCCTTCCAGAAGCCCAGCAACGCGCTGAGCCCCGCCCCGACGCGGGGCTCCAAGCCTTACGCGTGCGAGCTGTGCGGGAAGGCCTACTCCCACCGGGGCACGCTCCAGCAGCACCGGCGGCTGCACACGGGCGAGCGGCCCTACCGGTGCCCGTTCTGCGACAAGGCCTACACCTGGTCCTCGGACCACCGCAAGCACATCCGCACCCACACGGGCGAGAAACCCTACCCGTGCCCGGACTGCGGGAAGGCCTTCGTGCGCTCCTCAGATCTGCGCAAACACCAGCGCAACATGCACAGCAACAACAAGCCCTTCCCGTGCGCCGAGTGTGGCCTGACCTTCAACAAGCCGCTGTCGCTGCTGCGCCACCAGCGCACGCACTTAGGCGAGAAGCCCTTCCGCTGCCCCGCCTGTGACAGGGAGTTCGCCGTGGCCAGCCGAATGATGGAGCACCAGCGTGTGCACTCCGGCGAGCGgcccttcccctgccccacctGCGGCAAGTGCTTCACCAAATCCTCCAACCTGATCGAGCACCAGACGCTGCACACTGGCCAGAGGCCCTTCAAGTGCGCCGACTGCGGCGTGGCCTTCGCGCAGCCCTCGCGCCTTGTGCGCCACCAGCGCATCCACACCGGCGAGAGGCCCTTTCCTTGCGCGCAGTGCGGCCAGGCCTTTGCCCGCTCCTCCACCCTGAAGCGGCACCAACAGATCCACTCCGGGGAGAAGGGCTTCCTCTGTGCCGAGTGTGGCAGGGCCTTCCGCATTGCCTCGGAGCTGGCCCAGCACATTCGGGTGCACAACGGGGAAAGGCCCTACCAGTGTGAGGACTGCGGCCAGGCCTTCACCCGCTCCAATCACCTCCGACGACACCGAGCCAAGCACTGCACTTGCAAGAAGGAGCCCATGCCCTCCTCCTCTGACGAGTGA